In a genomic window of Ptiloglossa arizonensis isolate GNS036 chromosome 12, iyPtiAriz1_principal, whole genome shotgun sequence:
- the Upset gene encoding SET domain-containing protein upSET isoform X1, with protein MSFVLQLGTVETPLEKKNAGNNQPSSLLLNPDSLHTVAGSEDAGKSQIIQCLEGTSEIPTGHVISFSTVKSVSVTYPMTKTTREVQKIAGSQTNTTQVLTTRVISQKLPSSSHQAPLTLNASPHVTHIPVNSQSLSSPGNGVTHLYPLQHVPPAQSKHHNRSQVVGCENKQQATVVSGLQVNLHQKVQSVPSQQLVTGSAMKAIGTATSMPNIQRIHAKAQNLVGQSQTVNMQKVKGATNVGQGVTVQRNSVPRIQTVQKGQVLSSSGVQATQFAVNQVMNNANVQRVQQGNSTIQKAQLNAAGTQKVTTQVYNNQKIPSQILGGHPNHKTQHQQQIVGNQQQVMQKLQGQSQKNLTVSRQQLTTTVNNIQKPCNSVAGIQKAQVLGQVQGQQQPPQVHHKHVQQVQSSQHQRSQSAVALQKSQTVATVNSSRVQSITNVCKSNSVPNIAKTQQNSNLLTVSKQQTISQPQSQQLHVQNSSSQPQQQQSQQHMSNKQQQQQQQTNANQQTQRSHNIGNVHQKVTAIATMSNNQRTQMVNSKVQQQQMVMRVGVPKSQVQSLQQAGLKSVPQKIANTVKTTNSQNAMQQSLNRNANSQPVKIIQQQQNVIGPQNTQKQPGCIKTIPPQKSAQRNHQQKVVGLKTSLNANVSAVKSQVPNTAVAQKSSIKTLLPQQTVAPNILMHKNQPIKVQQQTIQQKQLIMSSQFPQQVRQQCGQIKTLLPVTSAEPRKDIENKIEPELRIPKEDEHQQTAPKSPIRRMPLPYECLQFVLQDHNYGAPPPRTPPPPSPPPHPKQQPINGAGSSTATSQHPYIYGQVVTGATVEDDAASAISSEAGREAEPEGEETETAPEGEGDDEDSVTRCICDFEHDDGYMICCDRCLVWQHVDCMGIDRSNIPDEYLCEICRPRRVDRQRARALQMRKREELLNSDTSSDTSSTSSADTDVGVNTGPKKRTLQQHQVSRRKSDPPPQVRRLNNNNNNNNNVAKRQRRDSHPRQSSAVRKKEATKRGPGKRKVKRRMSLEDKEEETQDTWSSNVAPLRQWIERYEEAVTNHYSPELRARISSIKVNGTHSDLRQSNMSVIASGKCRLNVHSNNVRFLVATMYLPPNTPVVELRGKYMLSTQHRPSHPQGRQHTQRPGPFVFFYRLPRDGTEVCVDTRTYGNDARFVRRCCKPNAEVKHCIEKGTLHLYIVTTTAVEKNAEITIRHEQHDLLLSPNPNGPMMPTFCACNNPRECQIASVNQLSRRGSNGSLADSADGRERRRRGRRNTICEDSEPTPVIPSTSVAPPTPPATTVSAVSSAPPRRTVTTTVTNTTRQTPKEEIPTTTVQQPQTSPTLSQPPVSESKKDKKKMTREERKMEAIMKAFERLEKAEQRKQEVQARNAQRKESGSTHSDNEDTPSVTMQSKQKQQNSDRPLRRKRRKGRTRTTSSSQSQGSSRRTRLNSADSDVSSGEESNSMQSPPLLGQNHSQTRDVPYSSHLHTSTKNTSENVNTGSGHQGIPTAAGLLLALANSNAPGPSSPPLQQPTPVKSPTCDSGASSSSQSSTPSTPLSSACLLVAAAVGPLAPGFKFPKTKKVLMNEWLKESPDPPQANVPQVSPLPALPSTPLSNSINPLCRPSDFSLPTDSSAEFLTQSYAAKSLATLVQAANSVSGICDSPPQRKQVIAGNTVCPVSTGSAKKRWLRQAISEECDSPNSRPESPPPSEMVAPPKKRRIARESLSSDNYTPPTTPTMLLPESISSNRSVCPADDDFIEHLQSPLIEQNDERNLETESVKQEVNSHERVNPDENLRQKFPINIPQDFHMKSLKKEEPTEITQIDTPFVKEDENVEVKEESKNEMDCDSSMHLDSKPFIKEELRSVESDMIDHQRDKIKKEYSIKEELLEIEKGTVEIIDQNEGDTEMEDLSSPIAAMESDAILKQRVAEMRLEFGGSIADMENDKSDDEGKSDNAKCDVKSDDNMSIDEFDVEAQMKKITGDDGNDYKEKIDTSSEKDKSMDGIEGLMESSKEDSESEDKEMDDIKYEPSFKSFNINHEERLFKEFESKPEPDDVLEDKEVEQSQESHKTEQPSVFVASSEESIFESASSNMDTESIAEPPKIFHSIPPLSERIRKKTEVTNISKSQLNFEAAIIESTIDIESTDESKNGEQKSMLSTALRELLEAKLDDLTPEEAKEEITDENSTSYTEPKSETSEQSVDIQDSVLRTVPQEVPIEDVPIKEEEVPPKEIKRLKDPRTVVPNNMPAPAFKPEAIAPVKRKLSISEYRKRKQQSSGTPPEPEPSNDASTGDKEGARGRSDSASSGTSSLSSDEEGSKISLSLDLPGLTALPLFTNAESEDKKGGEEGTIGWSAAPTLVERQRENLTERLKREFGLFLSDDEEERARKHGLTAEAILKARKTSPPHPSVSNTPPTYPLPQLPPQPYIPPPGSASIHYSQFQTKPCPVQYPNFTVPQNTSQPIYPNTAPPASTAKQTQQFLVPQASQAPPGSNPYPPQFIPPSTTAVSISKFSSVTPPPPGNQMYPASGQSQKPFYNHPAPRS; from the exons ATGAGCTTCGTTTTGCAGTTAGGCACGGTGGAAACGCCTTTGGAGAAGAAGAATGCTGGGAACAACCAACCGTCCTCGTTGTTGTTGAACCCGGATTCGTTGCATACGGTCGCCGGTAGCGAGGATGCTGGAAAATCGCAGATCATTCAGTGTCTGGAGGGGACGTCGGAGATTCCAACCGGTCACGTTATCTCGTTCTCCACGGTAAAATCGGTGAGCGTTACGTACCCGATGACCAAAACCACCAGAGAAGTTCAAAAGATCGCTGGCTCCCAAACGAACACCACTCAAGTGTTAACCACCCGTGTGATCTCACAGAAATTGCCATCGTCGAGCCATCAGGCTCCATTGACACTGAACGCCTCCCCTCACGTGACCCATATACCGGTGAACTCTCAGTCGTTGTCGTCACCGGGTAACGGTGTGACGCATCTCTACCCTCTGCAACATGTACCGCCCGCGCAGAGCAAACATCACAATAGAAGTCAAGTGGTCGGCTGCGAGAACAAGCAACAGGCGACCGTAGTGTCCGGTTTGCAGGTAAATCTACATCAGAAGGTTCAATCGGTCCCGTCGCAGCAACTTGTTACCGGTAGCGCGATGAAGGCGATCGGTACCGCCACCTCGATGCCCAACATTCAGAGGATACACGCGAAAGCTCAGAATCTCGTCGGGCAGTCGCAAACCGTCAACATGCAGAAAGTCAAGGGCGCGACGAACGTAGGCCAGGGTGTCACCGTTCAGAGGAACTCCGTACCGAGGATACAGACTGTACAGAAGGGTCAGGTTCTGTCGAGTTCCGGTGTCCAGGCGACGCAGTTTGCTGTTAACCAGGTGATGAACAACGCGAACGTACAGAGAGTCCAACAGGGGAACTCGACGATCCAGAAAGCACAATTGAACGCCGCGGGTACGCAAAAGGTGACCACACAGGTTTACAATAATCAAAAGATACCGTCGCAGATACTGGGTGGCCATCCGAATCATAAAACGCAACACCAACAACAAATCGTCGGTAATCAGCAGCAGGTTATGCAGAAGTTGCAAGGCCAGTCGCAGAAGAATCTAACCGTTTCCAGGCAACAGTTGACAACCACGGTGAACAACATTCAGAAGCCTTGCAATTCTGTAGCTGGTATACAGAAAGCACAAGTGCTTGGACAGGTACAGGGCCAGCAACAACCGCCGCAGGTTCATCATAAGCATGTACAGCAGGTACAGTCGTCGCAGCATCAGAGGTCCCAGTCCGCCGTGGCTTTGCAAAAGTCCCAGACCGTGGCCACGGTCAATTCCAGTAGAGTACAATCCATAACGAACGTCTGCAAGAGCAACAGTGTACCCAATATCGCCAAAACGCAGCAGAACTCCAACCTGCTCACCGTGAGTAAACAGCAAACGATATCGCAGCCCCAGTCACAGCAATTACACGTTCAAAACTCGTCGTCTCAGCCGCAGCAGCAACAGTCGCAGCAACATATGAGTAacaagcagcagcaacagcagcaacaaacGAACGCGAACCAACAGACGCAGAGGAGTCACAATATTGGAAACGTGCATCAAAAAGTTACGGCTATTGCGACGATGTCGAACAATCAACGTACCCAGATGGTAAATTCTAAGGTGCAGCAACAGCAAATGGTCATGAGAGTGGGTGTACCAAAGAGCCAGGTGCAAAGCTTGCAGCAGGCGGGCCTGAAAAGCGTTCCCCAGAAAATCGCCAACACCGTTAAAACTACAAACTCTCAGAACGCTATGCAACAGTCGCTGAACAGAAACGCTAACTCCCAACCGGTTAAGATTATACAGCAACAACAGAACGTGATAGGGCCCCAGAACACACAGAAACAGCCTGGATGCATTAAAACGATACCACCGCAAAAATCCGCACAGAGGAATCATCAGCAGAAAGTGGTTGGTCTGAAGACCTCCTTAAACGCAAACGTGAGCGCGGTGAAGAGTCAAGTACCGAATACCGCAGTCGCGCAAaagtcgagcatcaaaacgttGCTCCCCCAACAGACTGTTGCGCCCAACATCTTAATGCATAAGAATCAACCCATTAAGGTGCAACAGCAAACGATACAACAAAAGCAGCTTATCATGTCGTCCCAATTTCCGCAACAAGTTAGACAACAGTGTGGACAAATAAAAACGCTACTGCCCGTGACCAGCGCAGAACCACGCAAGGATATTGAAAACAA AATCGAACCCGAGTTGCGCATACCGAAAGAAGATGAACATCAACAAACTGCTCCTAAATCTCCGATTAGAAGAATGCCCCTTCCTTACGAG TGTCTTCAGTTTGTCTTACAAGATCACAATTACGGTGCACCGCCACCGCGAACACCTCCACCTCCGTCACCACCACCTCATCCGAAACAACAGCCCATTAACGGTGCTGGAAGTTCGACTGCAACTTCTCAACACCCTTATATCTACGGACAAG TTGTAACCGGCGCTACTGTGGAGGATGATGCAGCTAGCGCTATAAGTAGCGAAGCAGGTAGAGAAGCCGAACCAGAAGGCGAAGAAACTGAAACTGCTCCTGAAGGAGAGGGAGATGACGAAGACAGTGTTACTAGATGTATATG TGATTTTGAACATGATGATGGGTACATGATTTGTTGTGACCGTTGTCT GGTTTGGCAACACGTTGACTGTATGGGCATAGATCGTTCAAACATTCCTGATGAGTACCTCTGCGAAATCTGTCGGCCGCGACGTGTAGACAGGCAAAGAGCGCGCGCGTTGCAGATGCGCAAGCGAGAGGAATTGTTAAATTCGGACACGTCATCCGACACCTCGTCCACTAGTTCAGCTGACACAGACGTTGGTGTAAATACGGGTCCAAAAAAACGAACATTGCAACAACATCAAGTTTCGCGACGAAAGTCCGACCCGCCGCCACAAGTAAGACGCctgaataataataacaataacaataacaacgtCGCAAAAAGGCAGAGGAGAGATTCTCATCCAAGACAATCGAGCGCGGTTCGTAAAAAAGAAGCCACGAAACGAGGTCCAGGTAAGCGCAAGGTAAAACGACGAATGAGTCTCGAGGACAAGGAAGAAGAGACACAAGACACTTGGAGCTCTAACGTGGCACCACTCAGACAGTGGATAGAACGTTACGAAGAAGCAGTGACGAATCACTATAGCCCAGAATTGAGAGCTAGGATATCATCCATTAAAGTCAACGGCACGCACAGTGACCTAAGGCAAAGCAACATGAGCGTCATTGCCAGTGGAAAGTGTAGGCTTAACGTGCACAGTAATAACGTTAGG TTTCTAGTAGCAACGATGTATCTTCCACCGAATACACCGGTTGTTGAACTAAGGGGAAAGTACATGCTGAGCACGCAACATCGACCATCGCATCCTCAAGGAAGACAGCATACTCAGAGGCCAGGACCCTTCGTTTTCTTCTATCGGTTGCCACGCGATGGTACAGAAGTGTGTGTAGATACCAGAACATATGGAAATGACGCTAGATTCGTGCGGCGTTGTTGTAAACCTAACGCGGAAGTGAAACACTGCATAGAGAAAGGAACGTTACATTTGTATATCGTGACCACAACTGCAGTTGAGAAAAACGCGGAAATTACAATCAGGCACGAGCAACATGACTTATTATTGTCGCCTAATCCCAATGGTCCCATGATGCCCACCTTTTGCGCGTGTAATAATCCAAGGGAGTGTCAAATAGCGTCTGTGAATCAGTTAAGTAGAAGAGGAAGTAATGGATCGTTAGCTGATAGTGCCGA TGGTCGAGAAAGGAGACGGAGGGGTAGACGAAATACAATTTGCGAGGACAGCGAACCCACGCCTGTAATCCCTAGCACCAGCGTCGCACCACCTACGCCACCAGCAACAACAGTATCGGCGGTATCCTCCGCGCCACCCAGGAGAACAGTTACAACTACCGTTACAAACACAACCCGTCAAACACCGAAGGAGGAGATACCGACGACCACTGTTCAGCAACCGCAAACGTCACCGACCTTAAGTCAACCGCcagtatctgaaagtaagaaagacAAAAAGAAGATGACCAGAGAAGAGAGGAAAATGGAAGCTATCATGAAAGCCTTTGAGAGACTCGAAAAGGCAGAGCAGCGAAAACAAGAGGTCCAGGCACGGAATGCTCAAAGGAAGGAATCCGGCAGTACACATAGCGATAACGAGGACACTCCGAGCGTTACAATGCAGTCGAaacagaagcaacagaattccGATAGACCGTTAAGgcggaaaaggagaaaaggtaGAACTAGAACCACGAGTAGTTCTCAATCGCAGGGTAGTAGTCGAAGAACAAGGTTGAATTCTGCGGACTCCGATGTGTCATCTGGAGAAGAAAGCAACTCGATGCAGTCACCACCATTGTTGGGCCAAAATCATTCGCAGACTCGGGATGTGCCGTATTCTTCTCATTTGCACACCTCGACCAAAAATACAAGCGAAAATGTGAATACAGGATCTGGTCATCAAGGAATTCCAACAGCTGCTGGCTTGTTATTGGCTCTAGCAAATTCCAACGCACCAGGACCTAGTTCTCCTCCATTACAGCAACCCACGCCAGTAAAGAGTCCAACCTGTGACAGTGGAGCGAGCAGTAGTTCCCAGAGTTCCACGCCATCCACTCCACTATCATCGGCCTGTTTACTTGTCGCAGCGGCAGTTGGCCCACTAGCACCTGGATTCAAATTTCCCAAGACTAAAAAGGTTCTTATGAACGAGTGGTTAAAAGAATCGCCGGATCCACCTCAGGCTAACGTACCTCAGGTGTCTCCATTGCCAGCCTTGCCATCAACACCTCTATCGAATTCGATAAACCCACTCTGTAGGCCGTCGGATTTTTCGTTGCCCACAGACTCCTCAGCAGAATTCTTGACGCAAAGCTACGCGGCAAAGAGTCTAGCTACCCTAGTGCAGGCGGCCAATTCAGTTTCTGGGATATGCGATTCACCACCTCAACGTAAGCAAGTGATCGCTGGAAACACGGTATGCCCCGTCTCCACGGGTTCTGCCAAAAAAAGGTGGTTACGGCAAGCTATTTCCGAGGAGTGTGATTCGCCAAACAGTAGACCGGAAAGTCCACCACCCAGTGAAATGGTAGCTCcaccgaagaaaaggagaatagcCAGAGAAAGCTTATCGTCGGATAATTACACTCCACCTACAACACCAACTATGTTACTCCCCGAATCTATTTCGAGCAATAGATCTGTGTGTCCTGCAGAC GATGATTTCATTGAACACTTACAATCGCCGCTGATTGAacaaaacgacgaaaggaatttGGAGACAGAATCTGTAAAACAGGAAGTCAATTCGCACGAACGTGTAAATCCGGACGAAAATTTAAGGCAGAAGTTTCCCATTAATATCCCTCAGGATTTTCATATGAAAAGTCTAAAGAAGGAGGAGCCAACGGAAATTACGCAAATTGATACTCCATTTGTGAAAGAGGACGAGAACGTTGAAGTgaaagaagaatcgaagaatgaaatggattgTGATTCGTCTATGCATCTGGATTCGAAGCCCTTTATCAAGGAAGAGTTACGATCTGTCGAAAGTGATATGATTGATCATCAGAGAGACAAAATCAAGAAAGAGTATAGTATAAAGGAGGAGTTGTTAGAGATCGAGAAAGGTACAGTCGAGATAATCGATCAGAACGAAGGGGATACGGAAATGGAAGATCTCAGTTCTCCTATCGCTGCCATGGAATCCGATGCGATCTTAAAACAACGGGTAGCAGAAATGAGACTCGAGTTTGGAGGTAGCATAGCTGATATGGAGAATGACAAATCCGACGATGAGGGAAAGTCCGATAATGCAAAGTGTGACGTAAAATCTGACGACAACATGTCGATCGACGAGTTCGACGTCGAGGCGCAAATGAAGAAGATCACCGGAGATGATGGGAACGATTACAAGGAAAAGATAGACACCAGTTCGGAGAAGGACAAAAGCATGGATGGAATAGAAGGTTTGATGGAAAGTTCAAAGGAGGATTCAGAATCTGAGGATAAGGAAATGGACGACATAAAGTACGAGCCATCGTTTAAGTCCTTCAACATAAATCATGAAGAGAGATTGTTCaaggagtttgaaagtaaaccCGAACCGGATGATGTCCTGGAGGATAAAGAGGTTGAACAGAGTCAAGAATCCCACAAAACGGAACAACCATCCGTATTTGTCGCTTCATCGGAGGAATCCATATTCGAGTCAGCCTCGTCAAATATGGACACAGAATCAATTGCGGAACCACCAAAGATATTTCATTCCATTCCACCATTGAGCGAACGTATTCGTAAGAAAACAGAAGTGACGAACATCTCCAAAAGCCAATTAAATTTCGAAGCGGCCATTATCGAATCCACTATAGACATAGAGTCAACCGATGAATCTAAAAATGGTGAACAAAAATCGATGCTTTCAACGGCATTAAGAGAATTACTAGAGGCCAAACTAGACGACCTGACACCCGAGGAAGCAAAAGAAGAAATCACGGACGAAAATAGCACCTCGTACACAGAACCAAAATCAGAGACTTCGGAGCAGAGTGTAGATATCCAAGACTCTGTTCTGAGGACTGTTCCGCAAGAGGTTCCTATCGAAGACGTTCCTATCAAAGAGGAAGAAGTTCCACCCAAGGAAATTAAGCGATTGAAGGACCCCAGAACCGTAGTCCCAAACAACATGCCGGCACCTGCATTTAAACCTGAAGCAATTGCTCCAGTTAAGCGAAAG CTATCCATATCCGAATACCGTAAACGCAAACAACAATCATCCGGTACACCTCCGGAACCCGAGCCCTCGAATGATGCATCTACAGGAGACAAAGAAGGAGCGAGAGGTAGATCCGATAGCGCGAGCAGCGGAACATCGTCGCTTAGTTCTGACGAAGAAGGTTCTAAAATATCCCTTTCCCTCGATTTGCCGGGTCTCACCGCGTTACCGCTCTTCACAAATGCGGAAAGCGAGGACAAAAAAG GTGGTGAGGAAGGTACAATCGGCTGGTCTGCGGCTCCAACTCTGGTCGAACGTCAACGAGAGAATCTCACAGAGAGATTGAAACGAGagtttggattgtttctcagcgACGACGAGGAAGAAAGAGCTCGTAAACACG GTCTAACAGCAGAGGCAATACTGAAAGCACGCAAGACGTCTCCTCCTCATCCCTCCGTCTCAAACACTCCGCCAACATACCCGCTACCTCAGTTACCTCCCCAACCGTATATTCCTCCTCCTGGATCCGCGTCCATTCATTATTCTCAGTTCCAGACGAAGCCTTGTCCTGTTCAATATCCAAACTTCACAGTTCCACAGAACACTTCACAGCCGATATACCCAAATACCGCGCCACCAGCGTCCACCGCTAAGCAGACCCAACAATTCTTAGTGCCTCAGGCATCGCAAGCACCGCCGGGCTCGAACCCCTATCCACCTCAGTTCATTCCGCCGTCTACCACCGCGGTGTCGATCTCCAAGTTCTCCTCGGTGACACCGCCGCCACCGGGGAATCAAATGTATCCTGCGTCTGGCCAGTCGCAGAAGCCGTTTTACAATCATCCAGCGCCTAGGTCTTAA